The Silvibacterium dinghuense DNA window AGGGCATCATAGGTCGAGCCGTTCACCAGATAGATATCGAGCCAGCCATCGTGGTCATAGTCGAGCAGGCAGACACCCGAACCGGTCGTCTCAAGAATGTATGGCTTTGCCGGCGTTCCCATCTTGTGATGCCACGTTGTCAGACCGGCTTTTTCCGAGATGTCCTGGAAGATCACCTGCCCTGTCTTTACGAAACCGCCCGCTGTAATCGGTCTCTTCTCCGAGTCCAGCACTGGAGCAAACGCGCCTGCAGTCGCAGAACCGCCCTGAGGAGAGCTGTCAGCGGCTGCATTTTGCGCATAAGGCTGAACCGTCTGCTCCGTTGCCTGAGCCAGCCCGAGGGAGGGAACCATCAGCATGCACAGGCATGCGAAAAAAAACGCGCGAAAGCAACCAGCAAACATCTTTGCTCAACCTCAAGGCCACGCCTGATGGCAGGAGCAAGTCAGGAATGCGAAAGAAGAGCGGCATCCAAAGAACAAAGCTCACTGCGCCGAGCAGCATTTGCATTCGCTTTATCTGCCCGGCCCAGCCATCATGCTGAGATCAAGGCCTGAGTGTCTTCCATCAAAGGACTGACATACCAAAGGTGGAGAGTAATCCCATCCTTGCGAATGGCGAGAGGAGGAGATGAGAGGTATTTGTTCAGTCTGCGATTCTTTCAGGAATCAGAATCCAGCGTGCTCCAGGTACTTCAATCCAGTCCGGACGGGCGAACGTGAATGCAGCGACCTGAATACTTAGCAGCAACTGCAGACCTGCCCCCTGCGTGCACGCTTCGCTTCCAGAACAAGGATTGGAACAGCGGCGAGCGCTGCCACAGAATCAAGCCAATCAAAACCAAACCATGAGCGGAGGAGAAGTCCGGCAAGCGTAAGAGCCGCGAGGTACGCGCAAGCAGCTGACTGGACCGCATCCGCGCGCAAGGCCTTGCTCCCGGTACGTTCTGCTTCTCTCCTCTTGAAATATGCGAGAACAGGCATCAGGACAAGAGCTCCTGCAGTGATCGCAATCCCGAGTGGGCTTAGCTCCACTTCCTGTCGCCGGATCAGTCCGAAAATCGCGATTGCAGTCACAACGGCTGCGAGGACGTAAAGAAGCAACCCGCAGAATCTTGCGGCCTTTGCCTGCGACATACGGGGAGGGGATGCAAACTGGAGAAGCACCACTAAGGCAGAGATCAATTCCACAAGACTGTCAGATCCAAAAGCGAGCAGGGATGCGCTTCTCGCATCCCATGCCGCGATCAAAGCGACGAAACATTCGATCAGCATCCATGCGAGAGTTATCCACTGTAGCAGGATCACCTGTCGTGGTGAGAACGTTCCAGCCGGTGCGTCTATCTCCATCAAGAAACCTCGCGTACTGCACTACGAAATGCTATCCAAGATCGGAGCTCGCTTTCCACTCTCGCCCTAAGACACTCCCATGCTGCACGCAAAAGGCAGCCGCAATTAGAAAGACAATTTCAGTGCACCTTGCAAGATACGCGGAGCGGCCGCACTGATCACATTTCCGAAGGTGGAACTGCCGATATCACCATCGACGGCCTGTGGCCCAAAGAACTGCGCATGGTTGAATGCGTTGAATGCCTCTACGCGAAAGAGAAGACTCTTTGAATCCGAGAAAGGCAGGTTCTTCGAAAGTGCCATGTCGTAATTGTCCTGGCCAGGGCCATAGAAGAAGCGCCGCTTCGCTGTTCCCGGACTGCCCAACGCATTCATGCTGAAGTCTGTAGCGGCAAAGTAGCGATTGCTTGTGGAGCGAGGGTTCCTGTTTAAGTGCAATGCGCTTCCGTTGTAATCCGGCTCATCGATGCTGCTGTTATTCACGCCGTTCGGGTTCGTTCCAATCAGTGAGTTGTCGCCATTGTTAATCATCGTTACCGGAAAACCGGAGGAGAAGCGGGAGATTCCCGACAGAGACCATCCCTTGGTCAGGCGATCGGGATGAAAAAACTGATCGAAAGGCAACTGATACTCGTAGCTGATCACAAAGTTCTGCGTTATATCGAAGGCCGAAAGCGCATAGCTCAGTGCCGGATTGAAAGGATTCACCTCTTCACCAATGTTCGAGGATTGATCCAGCGACTTACTGTAGGTATACGAGGCATCGAATTCGAGCCGCCCCGAGGCATGGCGCGCGCTCAACTCCAACGCGTTATAACTCGCGAAGCCAGTGTTGGACTGCAACGCATTGCTGCCGAATTTTGACCCGAGCGGCCCGCGTGTGCCATCAACTGTGCCACCAGCCTCTGGATAGTACACCGTATCCTCACCAAAAGCGCCGCAGGTTACCGTGCCGAACTTCACCTCACTCGATTGGCTCAAGCTCAGGCAGAGCGATGGGCTGCCGGGATTGGCCTCCACCAGAACACGTTGCCGATGCGATGCGGAGCCGATATAGCTTGCGCTGAAAACCGTCTTCGGACCAGCCTGCCGCTCTATGGCAAGCGACCACTCTTCGGTATACGGCGTATGGTTATGGATGTCATAGCCAGGGATACCGCTGATCGGTTCATAAGCTGCCCAATTCACATTGGGATCAGGATGACTGCGCGACGAATTCAGCGGAGCAAAGGTATATGGAAATGGCTGACCATTATCAGTGCCGTCTGCCGCATTGATGAATGGTGTTGCAAACAGCGGAGGAGCGGGACTGCTATATGTTGTTCCGTACGGAGCATTGGCGGCCAGAACGCTGATCTCCATCGCGTCGATTGCGTTATAAAACATGCCGAAACTGGAACGCACGCTCGTAGCGCCTTCGCTGCCGAAGATCTTCTTCAGAAAGGTTCCATCTGCCGCTCGAGGCGACCACGCAAATCCGACTCTTGGCGAGAAGTCCCGCGCATCGATGGGAGCAAGTGTATTCGGAATGCCAGGATCGCCCGGATAGAGAATGCCCGGAGGCGCGCCTGGAAAAACAACAGACTGCGCACCGGCCACGAATGTCGAAATCTGGTTGTACTTCTCCGACCACGGCGCAATGCGGTCCCAGCGCAGACCATAATTCAACGTGAGATTCGACTGCACATGCCAACTATCCTGCGCAAAGGCGCCGAAGTATTTATTTCGCGCATAGAAAGGATTCAACTGGCTCTGGTTGTACTGGCTGGGAACACCAATCAGGAAATCTGCGAAGTCGACGCCCGTCTCCTGCCCGGAGAAAACAAAATTGCCATTGAACTGCGCGATGGGCATGGCATTTATCTGGTCCGCATGGAATTCCGCGCCGAACTTCATGGTATGCGCGCCGAGCACTTTCGAGAAGTTATCGCTGGTCTGATACGTATTGTTAACCTGGATGAGCTGATTGGCTGCCATGCCTGTGGAATAGGCATTGAAATTCAGGTTTTCAACTCCCTGCCCTCTCGGATCGAGCGCCACGATGCTGTCACTGCCATCCTTATTCACAAACCCCTGCGACGCAAGGCTTACACCAAGGCCGCCAATCGGCTGGCCGAGATTTGTGTTGTCCCGCATATAGCTCAGATGGAACTCATTGACCATCGTTGCTCCAAAGCTCTTCGTATCACCGAGAGCAAGAAGCTGCGCGCGTCCTGTTGTCGCTGCGGAGAATCCGGGAACGCTTGCGCCACTCTGCGCTACCGGATACGGGTTGACGAGATAAAAATCGTCGATGAAGTAATACGCTGACATCAGGCCCCAGCGCGTATTCGCATCCACCCGGGTGCCTGCCTTATCATCGCGCACCGTCTGGTTATAGGAAGAGGTGGCAAAGGTTCCGGTCGCAGTATTCGGCGCAGGGATATATTGCAGCATACGCTGCGCCGGCACCGACCATGCATTTTGCGGAATCGCCGCATACGGGAAAACGCACGTCGAGGAAGAGGTGCATCCCGGCAGATAGTACGGCTCCCCTGAAACAACTTCATAGCCCAGCCTTTGCGTCAGAGTGGTGGCAAAGCTAGGTCCACTCACAATTCCGCTGAGTTGATTTCCAGCTTTTCCGGTTGTGAAGTCAGAGAGCGTGCCGAGACGGTCTGCATCGGATGGAACAGCAATGTTGCCCGTATCGACTCCCTGCGTCTGCCGCGTGCCCTGATAGTCGAGAAAAAAGAAAAGCTTGTTGCGGCGAATGGGACCGCCCACTGTTCCACCGAATTGATTCTGCCGGAAGGCGCCACGCGTCGGCGAAAAGTAATTGCGGGCATCGAGAGCAGTATTACGGAGAAAGTTAAAAGCATTGCCGTGAAAAGCATTGCTGCCTGACTTTGTCACTACGGTGATCTGACCACCGCTATATTCGCCATACTCGGCGTCGAAATTACTGGTAATGATGCGAAATTCGGTAATGGCATCGAGGTTCGGAATTACAGCCGTACCGGCATTCACATCTTCTTCCACATCGCTACCGTTAACGCCGAAGTAGTTGGCCGTCTCCCGCTGGCCGTTCACGGACAGGTTGCCGGGATTCAGTGTGCCCGATGGATTGAGTACGGTTGCGCCTACATCCTGCACTGTGGTGCTGGTAATCGATGTCACAGGCGCAACGCCTGGCTGCAACGAAAGCAGGTCTGTATAACTGCGGCCATTCAGCGGAACGGCTGTCATCTGCCGTCCGCTAATCACCTGCCCCAGTTGCGTGCTGGTTGTCTCCACATGCAGCGTGTTGTCCGTAACCTCGACGTTTTCTGCCACGTTTCCAACGCGAAGAGCGGCATCCAGCGTGAGCGCGGCATTTGTGTCCAGCGTAATGTCCTTGCGCTCATACTTGCCGAATCCAGTTGCCCTTACTTCGAGGACATAATGACCGACAGGCAAAACAGGAAAGGTGTAATAACCCCTGCTGTCAGTATGCGTGACATGCACCATGCCGGTATTGATCTCGCGGGCCGTCACTTCGACATGTACCACCACACTGCCTGCCGGATCTTTTACTGTGCCCGAGATACTTCCACTTACGCTGGCCCACATCATGGTTACCGGCAGTGCTGCAAATATGCAGATAACTACGGCTACTCGTACCAAGAAGCACATGGCTCTGCTCAACATAATCCTTCTCCTGGTTGCTCTCTCATGTCAGCTAAGTGGCAGAGACCATTACTGAATCGTGATCGGAATATTGACACTGGTTTGGTATGAGGAAGAGCCTGTACCCGCAGTACCAGCAACAACAACGGAGTAGCTTCCCTTCGCGGTTCCAGGATCAGTCTTTGCTGTACCTCCACAACCGATGAGGGTGAAAGCAATGGCAAACATCGCCAGGACACAGAGTGCGATGTAGCGCCCCTTGCGCCGCGGCAGGACCAGCAACATGACACATGCAAGGCTTGCTCCACCACTCGCAGCCAACCATCCTGGATACCCCTCCACCTTGGAGCTCAGGGGATGCGCCGGTGTCGTGTTCACCGTGAGTTGCACGGTTCCAGTACCAGTGATGGAAGTTGGATTCACGAAACATGCGCTTTCCGTCATTGAGGAAGGCAGTGTGCACGTGAGATTAATGACTGAGGTGTAGTTATTCGCAACATTCACCGCAACATTTGCGATTGCTGCTGAACCAACGCTTGCCGTGGCCCCCGATGAGGTAAGTCCAAACTGAGAGACCGTGATCGGAGTAGAGGGAGATGTCACCTCGGTATAAGTGGAGTCACCCTCATAGAAGGCTGTTAAATTGTTGCTGCCTACATTGCCATTTACCTCTGTGGTCAATGTCGCCTGACCATTGGCAATCGTTGCCGGATCGCCTACGTTATCCCCATTGATCTGGAACTGCACGAGCCCGGTCGGCGTTGGATTGCCTGTGCCGGCATCCACTACGTTTGCTGTCAGCGTAATGTTCTGATTCGGCGCAATACTCGATGCCGAGGCCGCAACAGATGCTGTAGCGGTGGTTCCCGCTGGCAGAACTTGAATCTCTCCCATCATGCCGCCGTCTTCGTGTTCCAGAATGTGGCAGTGATAGACAAACATACCTACAACATTGGGATCGCTGAAGTCCATGCGGACGGTAATGCTGTGATATGCACCCGTGCCGCTCCAGTAAGGAATATCGTAGGTGTCGCGCAATGCCGGATCGTTTACCGGCTGGCCGTCAATCGCAAGGATCTGAAAGTGCAGCTGATGAATATGGAAGATGTGATCTTCCTGCGCGCGGTTCTCAATCGTCCAATCCTCAACGGTTCCAGCATGGACAACGATATTCGGGGCCTGGTCCATCGTGAATAGCGCGGGAGTCTGCCCTTCTTCCGTGATGTAGAAGTTGGTAGGGCTGTTTGGG harbors:
- a CDS encoding TonB-dependent receptor, whose amino-acid sequence is MMWASVSGSISGTVKDPAGSVVVHVEVTAREINTGMVHVTHTDSRGYYTFPVLPVGHYVLEVRATGFGKYERKDITLDTNAALTLDAALRVGNVAENVEVTDNTLHVETTSTQLGQVISGRQMTAVPLNGRSYTDLLSLQPGVAPVTSITSTTVQDVGATVLNPSGTLNPGNLSVNGQRETANYFGVNGSDVEEDVNAGTAVIPNLDAITEFRIITSNFDAEYGEYSGGQITVVTKSGSNAFHGNAFNFLRNTALDARNYFSPTRGAFRQNQFGGTVGGPIRRNKLFFFLDYQGTRQTQGVDTGNIAVPSDADRLGTLSDFTTGKAGNQLSGIVSGPSFATTLTQRLGYEVVSGEPYYLPGCTSSSTCVFPYAAIPQNAWSVPAQRMLQYIPAPNTATGTFATSSYNQTVRDDKAGTRVDANTRWGLMSAYYFIDDFYLVNPYPVAQSGASVPGFSAATTGRAQLLALGDTKSFGATMVNEFHLSYMRDNTNLGQPIGGLGVSLASQGFVNKDGSDSIVALDPRGQGVENLNFNAYSTGMAANQLIQVNNTYQTSDNFSKVLGAHTMKFGAEFHADQINAMPIAQFNGNFVFSGQETGVDFADFLIGVPSQYNQSQLNPFYARNKYFGAFAQDSWHVQSNLTLNYGLRWDRIAPWSEKYNQISTFVAGAQSVVFPGAPPGILYPGDPGIPNTLAPIDARDFSPRVGFAWSPRAADGTFLKKIFGSEGATSVRSSFGMFYNAIDAMEISVLAANAPYGTTYSSPAPPLFATPFINAADGTDNGQPFPYTFAPLNSSRSHPDPNVNWAAYEPISGIPGYDIHNHTPYTEEWSLAIERQAGPKTVFSASYIGSASHRQRVLVEANPGSPSLCLSLSQSSEVKFGTVTCGAFGEDTVYYPEAGGTVDGTRGPLGSKFGSNALQSNTGFASYNALELSARHASGRLEFDASYTYSKSLDQSSNIGEEVNPFNPALSYALSAFDITQNFVISYEYQLPFDQFFHPDRLTKGWSLSGISRFSSGFPVTMINNGDNSLIGTNPNGVNNSSIDEPDYNGSALHLNRNPRSTSNRYFAATDFSMNALGSPGTAKRRFFYGPGQDNYDMALSKNLPFSDSKSLLFRVEAFNAFNHAQFFGPQAVDGDIGSSTFGNVISAAAPRILQGALKLSF
- a CDS encoding cation transporter — translated: MLIECFVALIAAWDARSASLLAFGSDSLVELISALVVLLQFASPPRMSQAKAARFCGLLLYVLAAVVTAIAIFGLIRRQEVELSPLGIAITAGALVLMPVLAYFKRREAERTGSKALRADAVQSAACAYLAALTLAGLLLRSWFGFDWLDSVAALAAVPILVLEAKRARRGQVCSCC